In Phoenix dactylifera cultivar Barhee BC4 chromosome 1, palm_55x_up_171113_PBpolish2nd_filt_p, whole genome shotgun sequence, the genomic stretch AAATGTTAAAGTCACTATTATACCCGTGATAGGGCCGTAATCGACAAACAACAACTACTATTATCCATTGATAGAatcgtatgccaactactattatccaCTGCCAGGGTCGTATACCAATTACTATTATCTGCTAGCAGGGTCGCATGCTAACTACTATTACCACCTGAAAAGgtcgtatgccaactactattatccgCTGGCAAGGTCGTATAAAACTGAATGTCGATCTACCCCACTTTCAGAGGCCATATATAGCCATCAAAGGACCTTTTTGCCATAGTCATTTAGATAATTTTTCTTAAGTCATATTTCTTGAATCATACATAAATAAAACTAAATGACTTTATAGAGTTCATAGCTCATAATTAAGCATTTAACAGTAGAATAATCAtgaaattattattttcataacaaacatataattttataaatatggAGTTCATATTTCACAAATAGTACTTAGCAATAAAACAATCATGGATCCATTAATTTACAATAAATCATGAGTTCATAATATCGTATGCTTGTTCCTTAGTTTTAAGAAAACATGATCTCATCAATATTTaacactattttcatattttcataatactaaaaataagtggaaattcgaaaatcaataAAGAGCATAAGATTTACTTACAAGTTTGAAATTAATAAGGAGTACAAAGCTTACTTATAAGTTTGAAAATTAGTAAGGACTAGAAGACTTACTTACCTCTTTTGTCTTAGACCGTCAAACTTTACTAGGCAATTCCGTTAATCCTATTAAAAACATTAAAAGCGAGatcaatttaaaataaataagaaacgAGACGGTTGATCAGATGACAGTGTTCGGCGGTTCCAAGTGGGTCATGCCTGAGTGATTCGATCAATAAATTATaaggcatggactcgatcagagTCTCGATTAATCAAGATAGTTCATCAATGGGAGTTTTAGGAACATTCAACAAGACCGGAAATGATCGGTTCAGTAGGCAGCCCGGACACTAGAGTGGATCAGGACCCTTTATAGGGGTCAAGTTGGATTCGTAGATCAGGTTAACATGACCTGATACTGGGTTGCTTGGACATTCTAGAGAAAGAAagtagagagaagagagagagaacgtggagagaggagagagaaagtggaGAGAGGGGagtagagagaagagagaggaaataagagggagaaagagagaaacagctctctctctctctctctctctctctctcctcttcttcttcttcttttcttctttcttcttcctctcttctttctttattcttCCTCGAcaaaacaaaagagagagaggacggGTGGTGGTTGTGGTCGTATGGTCCGACGAGGTGGCAACCGGAGGCGGTGGAGGGCAGTGTTGGGCAGGCGGTGGCCGGCCAGTCGAAACCAACCCAAAATAGGGCCGAACAGGTGAAGTTTTGGGCTCGATTGTCCTCAGATTCCCAACCCGTTCGCCTGCGGCTGGGGTCTAGCTCCAACTCGAGGTCGATGCAAGAAAGGGCTAAGGTTCGTCGCCAAAATAGGGAAAATAAAATATGGTCCTCTTTTGGTTGATTTTCGATCAATTCGCCAGCTAACAGTCGTGATGTCGAGTcgtaggaagaagaagaagaaaagggaaagatAGGCAGAGCATTACCTTGGCTCCAGCGGTATCCGGCAGCCTTTTTTCGGCAACAAATCAAGGAACAGGCTTGGAATTCGGTGCTGATTCCCAGTGATTCTGGTGGTGGAAATCCAAGAAGAAAAGTTAAATAGATGAAGTTTCCGAGTCCTAGGTAAACTTGGATTACTCTGGGAGTCCTCAATTTCGGCCGGAtttgaagaaggaagaagactaCGATCGgagtattcttcttctctactGCATTCGTGCGTATGGTGACCTGGGCCTGGCCTCCTCGGGCCGGTCCACAAGCCCAAGGCAAGTGCGGACTGATCAATGGAATGGGCCCTCACACTGAGGGCTTCTTGAAGCCGTTCCATGGATAGTTCGTTCGTTCGAGCAATTAAAAGGATCTAAAGACCCAAGTGGATCAAATAAGCAGATCTTTAGATTTGCAACGGCTGGCGCAGCACAGCCACATGAGAATTCCCATATCACAATTGAGTAAACACTTGAGGATATTGATCTAATAATTGCAAAAGGATAATTATATGATTATAATTCCAAAAAGGAAGAACTAGTATTGACATTCTGAAAACAGGATTAACTTAACATCTCAAGTGGAAGCAGCCAGGGATTCGATAAGAAGCTGGTAGCCTTCAGGGACTGTTGCTTGCCTCTGTACACACTCAGCCAGTGCTGGAACATCAGCGTTAACATCTAAAAACCTGGAAAGGAGAAGCAGCAGGTGAAAATCGGAGATTCGTTTCACAAATGGGAGGTGCTTTGTCCTATCCATATGGTTCTTCAGAGACCTCAGCGCGACAGTAGTAATTCGGTTCTGTATAGGAAAACTTGATGACAGTAATCCCTGCATATCAAGATTGTATGTAGAAGTTAGTGGTTTTGTGGTAAAGACATAATTAATGAGCAATATCTGGTACAACTTAAAAACATTAGTTGCAGTAACAATTGGATGAATAAACCAGAACATCCCTGGTTCTAGCCCTCAGATACTTTCATGcatctgttttttcttttttttttttttgaaagaaaaaaagaagttgGAGTGCTCCACTATTACTTGCATTTTACACTATCGATTTACTTAAGCATTACCATGATTTGCGAAGATCGATGTAATTAAGCAACAAAGATTACCAGAGTAGTGCAAATGACAGAGCATTTTATAAATATTAGCTCCAGAAAACAGAAGAAAGTTCATAGTTAATTTCTGTTCCACAAAAGAACAGCCCACTACCACCAAAGAAGCAATGTTTGAAGCTCTCTATAAAGATGACTGGTGCTATTTGATGACAGGTTTAGGAAAATATACATCTTATGGAAGAATGACTGTAAGGATCTTATATCTCTGAATCAAAAAAAGGTTGCACAAATTAAGAAGGCAAAAGAAATGCATGATTGGTAGGAATGCACGCAAAATGAGATACTGGTcaatttggtgatgaagagaaataaaagcGATCGCATATGTGTTGAGGATGTTTTAGAAATTTCTGATAAGGTTTAGAACAATGCAGATATGCTTTTGCAGGTATCATATGATAGTAGACTATGGGCTGCAAAGAACCAGTCAAGGTAGTTTGAGAAAGGCCAAGAAAGTTTATAAAATGGTGTAAAGACCTTGATGCTGTCTTCTTGTTCCTTTTCAGAAAACGTTGACCACTATATCTGGCTACAACATATGGATGCCCTCTCATGCTAGCTGACAAGTTTTTCCCCACATTTCTACCATCATATGATCTCATTTTCACAAAGGAATCTGATAGAAAGTTTAAATTGAACTGTCGCCCATTCTATCACTACCACTACTAATATCTATGAACTCTCACATCATCTCATAACTCTCTGAATCTTAAATACCAAattgtattttgaaaaataataaaaacatgAAGGCAGTACAAAAGCTAGCTCCCTACATATTCAACAGGAGTCAATGAAAGTTATCACCTAAAAGCCTAGCTGGTTCCACGTAGATGCTTTGGCATCCCAAGTGTATAGATAATTGCTGCTTTAATGGGTCATGAGTAAGGCAGCAAAGATAGTGCATAAGTTGGTGCCTAAATGCTGGGGTGCTCAGGCTGCAGTTTTGACTCTGGCCCACTACCTAAGCACAACCCAGTTattctattttaatttttttttaaaaaaagttacaATGAGAACTATCAAACTTTATTTTGCTACATGGGCACCTACAACTGCCAGGCTCTAAAGAGAAACATCATAAAATGTAGAGAGAAGTTGGGAGTGCATATTTCAATTGGTTTACATAACTATTGATTCtctccaaataatatttttaggtACAATATACTTTTAGTGGTATTGATATTTGGATCCTCTCCATTTTGGGCTAGAAAATACAGTGAAGAGGACACCGAGGTTGATGGTTGTGCAGATGAGATAAGGAGTGACAGCAGCAATCCTCAAGCTTGGAGGAGGCCATGCACATCGAACAGCCTCACCATCCTTGTTTGGCCAATGCCACTCATCTTCTCTCCCTCGCACACCAACACACACAAAGGACCTAGGGAGGTTGCTGATCCCGTTTACCTTTGGCCTTCCAAAGAATAGGGGTTGAGTCACATGTAACTCAATTACATGCAGCTTGAGATACATGTAGTTTGAGTTGCAGTGTAAGAGCTCCAAAGAGCCCTTTATGTCCATATGAAACACAGAtatgaaccaaatatataaTGGTCCAGAATAGCAACTTGGCAGGTATACCATGATATTATCCATGATTCTAGATCCTAACTACAGTTATACTATTTTTCCCAAATTAcaaattgttttaaaaaaaaatacgcATGTTTCAATTATACAACTAATCCTGAAGCCTATAGATTTTTGCTACTATATAATGAACTTTTGCTTTTATACCATGTGTTGCTTATTTTTCTAGCTATTTTCCTTAAATTTACAGTTCTTCAGCCCTTTATATTATCTTAATCAATGAAACCATACAACACAAAACAAAATAACAGAAACAATTTGACCTAGGGCAGAGAGAAAATACCACTATGGGCTTGTTTGGATAATTCGGTAGGATTGAGCTGAATTTCCTGCTGGATTCATGGATTGGGTAGCCCATTTGAGCATCGCCCTATCAACCAAATATCCCCGAACCCAAACTAtgtgagaagaagaaaagaacctCCATGAGTCCTTTTTTCTTCCTACAGACCAACAGGCCTGGATTTGGATATGGTCCTAGAAGGTGTGGAATATGCGGGCCAACAGGCTCTATTCCTGCAGGAATATCCAAACAAGACCCTAAATAGAAAATCTGAACTCAATTTATATAAATAGGTGAGATATTCAAAAGTGATGATAAACAGTTGATGATGTTAATACCTTGTCATAGTCCAATTAAAAGCAAAGGCAGATCTTAGGCAGCAAATTGCCACCCAAATAGAATTCAACAGAAGACCGATAATTAACGGGACTAAAAATTTCAAGTTTATAGCTATACACGTGCCTTGGAGTCACATGTTCCAAAGGCAAATAGCAAGAAGGCAAATTGCTCAATCTCCCAACCATAGAAATTCCCCAACTAGAACTATCAAAAGTCCACAGGAAATATTTCAAGGAATTAGAACCCATGCAAATCTACATCAAATTGGATCCTCAAATTAATTGAGTTATATCCTTTGGACATCAAAGTCTACTGCATTAGAATCAGTGCCTCCCACCACCACAAACAaggcaacaacaacaataacacCACCAAAAACAACACCAAccaaagaaacagaaaaaaatgAAGCAGAGTTAAAATTGAGATCTCTAAAGTATCTCACCAATATATAATCATGCAAGGCCAAGACACAAAACAGTGGCGGATATGCTCATCAAGCATGCAGCAATTACAACAAATTACCAAAGTCAAGATAAGCAGAAGTCAGCAAAATAGTACAAGTTGGTCAAACAAAACAACTAGAACTGAAATGAAATTAAAGAGGTAGTTGATGTTTTCAAATCTCATAACTAAATAATATCAGAACTTAtatttgatttaaaaaataCAGTTTGAAGTTCAGCCAAGAAGATTGTGAGCTGTTCAAATTTTCTTAATGACCGGACACCAATCTAACACCAATCATCTCCATTTTTCATCCAAGCTTGGGACAAGAACTATAAGTGATCACGAAGACCCTCATTATACAATTGGTGAATAAGGACTCGCACAGACAACTATTTAGGACATGGCTTGATGGTCATTGCTATGCTAATCAagataataacaaaaataaaggcATGACATTTTTGGATAATcaaaaaaaacttttattttctgaaaaGAATTAACTAGATTGGTCTCTAGGCAACAGAAACCTAGTAGTCAAGCATCTTAATccataaataatattaaatttgtATCTTCAAGAATGTGTGTGATACATCAAGTGACAAAATACAACTCAAAAATGAGATAGTATGACTTCACAGCCACGTCCCTATGAATCAGGCCAACGTTGCAAATGTGCTTTGGCAGTTGCTTGCTGAGATCTGCTTTATTTACTAGGCTGACAGCCTAAGCAGCCAACCAAGTGCCAAGAGTTCAatagcaactaatttatttattttaccaATTTCATAACTTATGTTTCAATAAAGATATACTTGGTGACAATGATTATATCAGTTTATTTCATAAGAATTTGTTCATATAACATCAATATAATTACAAAAACAATTATGGGCAGCAATAATATGAGCTTATGAATCTTCAATCTTGCTAAAGTTGCATCTAGCAACCAGTATGCGGAAAAAACATACGAGCATCACGTAGCAAAATATCCTTCACATCCAAATCCAATTAAATCCATCACACAACGAATTTCTACATTTTCCTCAGGAAAAATatagatttaattagtcagatcaCATAGTTGACTCACTTAGATATATGAGGTAACTTCTTAAGTTGCATGCAATATGCATGTGGATGACTTAACAACATAAGGCACAACTTGGGCACTAACAAGATGTAAGGTACAAAAAGTGGCCACCTAGGTGACTACTGGGCTGAAAAGAAATTATGCACTAAGCTCCTAGGTGATAGAGCAGCCTGAGCACTTCGGTGGATCTGCACTAGTGCTTAGGCTGCTTCCCTTGACAAAGCAGGGTATTATACCAGTATATAAGTAAAACACCATTTCAACTTATTGCAACTACTTCTGGATTGCTAACTAAAAAGATATCCTGCAAGGAGAAttgctctatctctctctcgtACACGCACGCGCGATAGTTTTCTGCATATTTGATAGGTTAAGGAAACCTCTGGTTTACCAATGGCAGTGTAGGTTCACGCAAATTTGCAGTACTTGAAGATGCAAGATCCAAAAGATATGTTCAAATCATATCATCCTAAGTCTAGTCTACCAAATATTCTATTGGTATTTCACTCTGAAGCATCTTATTGGGCTCTTAAGCAAAGCCCCAGTGAAGACACACCACCAAGATGATTGGTGTTGCACAAATCAAGCGAATGGAAATAAACCACTAGAACAAAGAAGTTTTGGGGAGAAAAAAGTTATCAAATAATTCAAAATGATACTTGCATTTAATGCTTCAAAGTTTTGCAATTGATTTAAGTTAAATGACTAAAACATACCAATTGCAAACATCAAAGAGCAAAATAGCACAATACCATAACACATTTACTAACATGCTACAATAAGCAACTATTAATAGAAGTACATAATTATATATTGATAAGCATAAAAACTGAATTTGGCACTGTAtagtgtatatgatacataaaACCTTGATTGTAGTAATCAAATGTGAGACAAAGGAAAAACATGTCTGGATCCATCATGGTAATCATAAGCTAGAAAAGGTAAAGGCTAGTGATTCCTAAAACTGTTATCACCGCAATCTAAAATGATATCACCCAttcatgaagaagaagaagaagaatccatgCAGCAGATGCATTCATTCTGACTCAAAGGTTATGAATCatataatttcaaatttaaCATCAAAATCTCTCTAAATTTATAGAGATTTAAATGACCATTAAATTATACTGAAGAATGATCTCTTTATGTCTCAAGATCATGTAATTCAAGCAAGTGGCATCCAAAGCAATTGTTCACACTTTATAACCTACATGGCCACATGTGAACTTTTACTATGGTCGATAAtaaaattctttaaaaaaaattaatcactaattcaAATTCCATCCTATAATGACATATTCAAATTAGCAAAAAAGGGTAGCGACACAGAGCCCCACTGACCTGGTGATCGGAGATCTTGACAGGCACCAAGAAGAAGTCATTGTCCACCTCCCTCACATCCTTCACACCAACAACCACATCCTTCTTCATCCTCGACAACCTCGGATCATCATCCTCGCCGAACTCCGTCATAAACCACCCCTCTTTGAACAGCCGGACGCACGTGTCGCTCAACTGGAACGCCTCGAAGTGCACGTCGGCGGCCCCATCCTCTGCCACCTCCAGCTTGACCACGGCGGTGACCCACTCGGGGATCGCCCCCTCGGCCTGGATCTCGGCGGCCTGCAGCACCTCCCGGCCGGACATCGTGTACTCCCCAGTGCCGCGCTTCCGGCCGACGGCCTGCGTGAAAACGAAGCCAACGCGTCGCATACCAAGGCCAGCGGCGATTGCCTCCACATGGACCTCCTCATCTGGATCCCGGAGGAGGGCGAGGGTCTCCTCCGTCCCCTGCTGGGGGGGCTCGTAGATGAAGTCAACGGCGACGGCGCCTCCGTCGGCGACGCGGCCGTAGAGGAAGCCGCCGCGCTTGACGGCGAATGCGAGGGTCTCGGCGACGTAGAGCTGGAAGGCGTGGGCGGCGTCGCGGTCGAAGGAGGCGGAGGTGCAGTGGGGGGCTTCTTGGCGTGAGACACGGATCTGGCGGGC encodes the following:
- the LOC103723509 gene encoding NPL4-like protein, with amino-acid sequence MIIRVRSRDGLERVTVPDGGAATVAALHSRIESQLGVPAAAQTLSLNPELLLSSPAPFLSDPSASLSSLGLSHGSVVYLSYAGFARSSAPPAPPLTPAGSFGRKMTVDDLIARQIRVSRQEAPHCTSASFDRDAAHAFQLYVAETLAFAVKRGGFLYGRVADGGAVAVDFIYEPPQQGTEETLALLRDPDEEVHVEAIAAGLGMRRVGFVFTQAVGRKRGTGEYTMSGREVLQAAEIQAEGAIPEWVTAVVKLEVAEDGAADVHFEAFQLSDTCVRLFKEGWFMTEFGEDDDPRLSRMKKDVVVGVKDVREVDNDFFLVPVKISDHQGLLSSSFPIQNRITTVALRSLKNHMDRTKHLPFVKRISDFHLLLLLSRFLDVNADVPALAECVQRQATVPEGYQLLIESLAAST